In the Longimicrobiales bacterium genome, one interval contains:
- a CDS encoding TerB family tellurite resistance protein, whose translation MLQAIKNFFTSSMSPSPQADTSASRKDIRLAACALMLELAQADDEFTDGERQHIESAIRRQYGLDASEADKLISLAQEAREEAVDLWQFTNLIADNYSLGQKMVLAEIMWGLVYSDGDLADKEDYLMRKICNLLRLEPGYLAEARKRAENDGHGMMTEAD comes from the coding sequence ATGCTGCAGGCCATAAAGAACTTTTTCACGTCGTCGATGTCCCCTTCACCTCAGGCCGATACCTCGGCCAGTCGGAAGGACATCCGTCTCGCGGCGTGTGCCCTCATGCTCGAGTTGGCTCAGGCGGATGACGAGTTCACCGACGGTGAGCGCCAGCACATAGAGTCGGCGATCCGGCGCCAGTACGGTCTCGATGCGTCCGAAGCCGACAAGCTGATCTCGCTCGCTCAGGAGGCTCGGGAAGAAGCGGTCGATCTCTGGCAATTCACCAACCTGATCGCAGATAACTATTCGCTCGGTCAGAAGATGGTGCTTGCTGAGATCATGTGGGGATTGGTGTACTCGGACGGTGATCTCGCCGATAAAGAAGACTATCTCATGCGGAAGATCTGCAACCTGCTCCGACTGGAGCCCGGATACCTCGCGGAGGCTCGGAAGCGAGCCGAGAATGATGGCCATGGCATGATGACCGAGGCTGACTGA
- a CDS encoding ABC transporter ATP-binding protein, translated as MSEEQGSEAEEADVIAPRDEARESRGLMLELKAVQKRYGGFTAVKSLDLAVPRGEIFGFLGPNGAGKTTTIRMVAGVLRPSGGQILVGGADLDEDPETAKSRVGYIPDRPFLYEKLSGGEFLRFVAGLWGREGDEVEARADRLLELFQLTPWKNELIESYSHGMRQKILISSALIHQPELIVVDEPMVGLDPRSARLLKDLMRTFVDNGGTVFLSTHTLEVAEALCDRIAIINQGEIIALGTMDELQSQSETGGAHLEEIFLKLTGGEAMVDVIQGLKEAIAR; from the coding sequence GTGAGCGAAGAGCAGGGTAGCGAAGCAGAAGAGGCCGACGTGATCGCGCCGCGCGATGAAGCGCGTGAATCCAGGGGTCTCATGCTCGAACTGAAAGCGGTCCAGAAGCGGTACGGTGGTTTCACTGCAGTGAAGTCATTGGACTTGGCCGTGCCGCGTGGTGAGATCTTTGGCTTCCTCGGCCCCAACGGAGCCGGGAAGACGACAACGATTCGTATGGTTGCCGGTGTTCTCCGGCCTTCCGGTGGCCAGATCCTCGTGGGTGGAGCTGACCTGGATGAGGACCCCGAGACCGCGAAGTCCCGCGTGGGATACATCCCCGATAGGCCGTTCCTGTACGAGAAGCTCTCCGGGGGTGAATTCCTGCGGTTCGTGGCGGGACTGTGGGGCAGGGAAGGCGACGAGGTCGAGGCACGTGCGGATCGCCTCTTGGAGCTCTTTCAGCTCACGCCTTGGAAGAACGAGCTCATCGAGAGTTATTCGCACGGCATGCGCCAGAAGATTCTCATCAGCTCTGCCCTCATTCATCAACCCGAGTTGATCGTCGTCGACGAGCCGATGGTCGGACTGGACCCGAGATCAGCCCGTTTGCTCAAGGATCTAATGCGCACGTTCGTCGACAACGGAGGCACGGTGTTCCTGTCGACACATACGCTGGAGGTCGCCGAGGCGCTCTGTGATCGGATCGCGATTATCAATCAGGGCGAGATCATCGCACTGGGTACCATGGACGAACTGCAGTCGCAGTCCGAGACCGGTGGGGCCCATCTCGAGGAGATCTTCCTCAAGCTCACGGGGGGTGAAGCGATGGTCGATGTCATCCAGGGTCTCAAGGAGGCCATCGCCCGGTGA
- a CDS encoding transglutaminase-like domain-containing protein has product MRKQVVGVGVVLVWFGMVGLQVRREYFQPELVRLAEAALSLAPGINFYSLTMGSRTVGQATSRLDTVPDGFELEDVMSLELPALGQTGTAVARTRVKLGPSLTVQSFDFSLDSEVGRFRATGVLGPDTTLAVTIMSAGSEQNLSFKLPQPPVISNVVPIRIAMGEGWEVGARHRLPVFDPTSLSTRTVEVRVLEHDTLFVTDSASMDAETGRWSSAHIDSIPAWKIAEIFGGIQVESWVDEDGRILEASSPLGFSMRKTEYELARQSQEDARLVDADPIDDDIIFSTAVQSNIDLSNAEQFGELRFRLTGVDLTGFQLDGGRQELRGDTLIIRREAGDQLRTDYRLPYAFMDLRESLEPEPLIQSDDERIIRRAREITAARSSWSQDPSRVAQELTRSVYGMLEKRITFSVPNAVQVLETLQGDCNEHTVLYVALARALGLPARTAIGLVYVNGAFFYHAWPEVWLDEWVAVDPTFGQFPADASHIRFVIGGLAQQVEIVRLIGNLDIEVINTAAAQVP; this is encoded by the coding sequence ATGAGGAAGCAAGTCGTTGGCGTTGGCGTTGTGCTCGTGTGGTTTGGCATGGTGGGGCTGCAGGTGCGCCGGGAATACTTCCAGCCGGAGTTGGTGCGCCTAGCTGAGGCTGCGCTATCGCTCGCCCCAGGGATCAACTTCTACTCGCTTACGATGGGGAGCCGGACAGTCGGGCAGGCGACGTCTCGGTTGGATACCGTCCCTGACGGTTTCGAACTTGAGGATGTGATGAGCCTCGAGTTGCCGGCCCTCGGCCAGACGGGAACCGCAGTCGCCCGTACTCGAGTCAAGCTCGGTCCCTCCCTCACCGTGCAGAGCTTCGACTTTTCGTTGGACAGCGAAGTGGGGCGCTTTCGAGCGACGGGTGTGCTCGGACCGGACACGACCCTGGCTGTCACGATCATGTCTGCGGGAAGCGAGCAGAACTTGAGCTTCAAGCTGCCTCAGCCTCCTGTGATTTCGAACGTGGTTCCGATACGCATCGCGATGGGTGAAGGTTGGGAAGTCGGCGCGCGTCATCGTCTCCCGGTGTTCGACCCGACCAGCCTGAGCACCCGGACCGTCGAGGTCCGCGTCCTTGAGCACGACACACTGTTCGTAACGGACAGTGCCTCCATGGACGCGGAGACAGGTAGGTGGTCCTCCGCCCACATCGACTCGATTCCAGCGTGGAAGATCGCGGAGATCTTCGGCGGAATTCAGGTCGAGAGCTGGGTGGATGAGGACGGTCGCATCCTAGAGGCTTCGAGCCCGCTCGGATTCTCAATGCGGAAGACCGAGTACGAGTTGGCGCGCCAGTCCCAGGAGGATGCTCGCCTCGTGGACGCGGACCCCATCGATGACGACATCATCTTTTCCACCGCGGTTCAGAGCAATATTGACCTGTCCAATGCCGAACAGTTTGGCGAGTTGCGATTCCGCTTGACCGGAGTTGATCTCACCGGCTTCCAATTGGATGGAGGTCGCCAGGAGCTAAGAGGTGACACGCTGATCATTCGCCGTGAGGCGGGCGATCAGTTGCGCACCGACTACCGGCTGCCCTACGCCTTTATGGATCTACGTGAGTCTCTCGAACCTGAGCCGCTCATCCAGAGCGATGACGAACGCATTATACGCCGTGCGAGAGAGATTACGGCGGCCCGCAGCAGCTGGTCCCAGGACCCGTCTCGGGTCGCCCAAGAGTTGACCCGATCGGTATACGGGATGCTCGAAAAGCGAATCACGTTCTCGGTGCCCAATGCCGTGCAGGTTCTCGAGACCCTGCAAGGTGACTGCAATGAGCACACGGTGCTCTACGTTGCGCTGGCACGTGCTCTCGGATTGCCTGCGCGAACTGCTATCGGGCTGGTCTACGTGAACGGCGCCTTCTTCTATCACGCGTGGCCCGAGGTGTGGCTGGACGAATGGGTGGCGGTCGACCCGACGTTCGGCCAATTCCCCGCGGACGCATCGCACATCCGGTTCGTTATTGGCGGGCTGGCCCAGCAAGTTGAAATCGTGCGCCTAATCGGCAATCTCGATATCGAAGTCATTAACACCGCCGCGGCTCAGGTGCCGTAG
- a CDS encoding macro domain-containing protein, whose protein sequence is MIRVEIGALHESDVESVLRPIRSDLAPITAASRDLMVAAGEPMQERLEQMGMIPVGGAVMTPAGDLGADFVVHIVVSAPDEPENTASVQKALGNGLRRAADLGIESMTMPPLGMGIGALEAEDSARAMLEILFNHLDERVPPLDLRVAVGHQYEADIFGQIVRELAGHRTEADG, encoded by the coding sequence ATGATCAGGGTCGAGATCGGGGCGCTGCATGAGAGTGATGTCGAGAGTGTACTTCGACCGATCCGCTCGGACCTCGCTCCTATCACAGCCGCGAGCCGGGACCTCATGGTTGCTGCTGGCGAGCCGATGCAGGAGCGGCTCGAGCAGATGGGCATGATCCCGGTCGGGGGGGCCGTCATGACCCCCGCAGGGGACCTGGGCGCCGACTTCGTAGTCCATATCGTCGTGTCGGCTCCTGACGAACCGGAGAATACGGCCTCCGTTCAGAAGGCACTCGGGAACGGACTCCGACGGGCCGCGGACCTGGGCATCGAATCGATGACTATGCCGCCCCTCGGAATGGGGATCGGCGCGCTCGAGGCCGAAGATTCGGCTCGCGCCATGTTGGAGATTCTCTTCAATCACCTGGATGAAAGGGTGCCACCGTTGGACCTACGGGTCGCGGTCGGCCATCAGTACGAAGCGGATATTTTCGGGCAGATCGTCAGGGAGTTGGCTGGACATCGTACCGAGGCGGACGGCTGA
- a CDS encoding tetratricopeptide repeat protein: MPQKRKKKLQEEASDESQTELLSEVATAEAAVIQASEVTPEPESVRDEVGESKDAGGVGIPAEKKAPKKKRPRKKAAKKKVPEPEPEAEPEPEPEPEPEPEPEPEPEPEPEPEPEPEPEPEPEPEPEPEPEPSVVRFELVAEEGAQVPAPPAGEKLARAKELVQSGRIEEAVDLYHEILTKNPANLKARNNLGVLYDEMGKAALALEQFEAALELEPQNVEVLTNYGSTLGAAARYDLAEEMLRRATRLSPESIGVRAALGILHFRRGIYAQAEIELRWVCDQDAEYGPAFYYRGEALNRLNRYDEAMSVLEQAIECQPTNAKAYYTLGHLYDRKHMDEEAALMYKKAREYQSG, translated from the coding sequence ATGCCGCAGAAGCGAAAGAAGAAGCTGCAGGAGGAGGCCTCTGACGAGAGCCAGACAGAGCTTCTGTCCGAAGTGGCAACGGCAGAAGCGGCTGTGATCCAGGCCTCTGAGGTGACCCCGGAACCTGAATCTGTCCGGGACGAAGTCGGCGAAAGCAAGGATGCGGGAGGAGTGGGTATCCCAGCGGAAAAGAAGGCCCCGAAGAAGAAGCGTCCCCGAAAGAAGGCTGCCAAGAAGAAGGTGCCCGAGCCCGAACCGGAGGCTGAGCCGGAGCCTGAACCTGAACCGGAGCCCGAGCCCGAGCCTGAACCGGAGCCCGAGCCCGAGCCGGAACCGGAGCCGGAGCCGGAGCCCGAGCCGGAACCTGAACCGGAGCCTGAACCGGAACCAGAGCCGAGCGTTGTGCGTTTCGAGCTGGTCGCCGAGGAGGGCGCACAAGTCCCCGCGCCTCCGGCAGGAGAAAAACTCGCCCGGGCGAAGGAACTCGTGCAGAGCGGCCGAATCGAAGAGGCTGTAGACCTGTACCACGAGATTCTGACGAAGAATCCGGCGAACCTGAAGGCCCGGAATAACCTTGGCGTCCTATACGACGAAATGGGCAAGGCTGCCCTCGCGCTAGAGCAGTTTGAGGCGGCGCTGGAACTCGAGCCACAGAACGTCGAGGTGCTGACCAACTATGGGTCGACACTCGGTGCCGCGGCTCGGTACGACTTGGCAGAAGAGATGCTTCGGCGTGCGACCCGGCTGAGTCCCGAGAGCATTGGGGTCAGGGCAGCGCTCGGCATTCTGCACTTCCGTCGCGGCATATATGCTCAGGCGGAAATCGAGTTGCGATGGGTGTGCGACCAGGACGCGGAGTACGGGCCGGCGTTCTACTACCGAGGAGAAGCGCTCAATCGCCTGAATCGATACGACGAGGCTATGTCGGTCTTGGAGCAGGCGATCGAGTGTCAGCCAACCAACGCAAAGGCATACTACACGCTGGGGCACCTCTACGACCGAAAGCACATGGATGAGGAAGCGGCGCTCATGTATAAGAAGGCAAGAGAGTACCAATCCGGATGA
- a CDS encoding long-chain fatty acid--CoA ligase — translation MSTTLTHTANEIPVPEGTLVDLLFEGVKRHGERTALEYVRRPGELEGHSYQEVLAKAKNVAASLEVHGVTRGDRAAILAENRPEWAISDYGCLCAGVIDVPVYATLTVPQVAYLLKDSGAKLVFVSTTEQMNKALDAAAECAHAVQVVVFEPKGEVPEGVSTWADFLADGAELAASWSAQQFEARARQAEPHDLATILYTSGTTGDPKGVMLTHNNVSSNVRASCMVLSIGEDDNTVSFLPLCHILQRMVDYLFFWTGCRLAYPQSIETLLGDMKVIRPTVVVSVPRIYEKIYNGVMDASGFKVKLIGWAVGVADRVADERLAGRKPGSILALQYGLADKLVFSKVKMAVGGRLRFFVSGGGPLAPTLNRFFYSIGMLILEGYGLTETSPVTNVNTLKDFRIGAVGLAVPSTEVKIAQDGEILVRGPQVMKGYYNKPEATAACIDADGWFSTGDIGEIDADGYLKITDRKKDIIVTAGGKNVAPQPIENRLKTNRFFEQAVMVGDKRHYCAMLIVPAFSALEEWATENDISFVDRDALVADPTVVKHMLTEMKAMLRDLASFQTPKKIALLSEELTIENGFLTPTLKVKRSVVYEQLGEVINQLYTEEAVDGVS, via the coding sequence ATGTCGACGACGCTGACACACACCGCGAACGAAATTCCAGTTCCTGAGGGGACACTGGTCGATCTGTTATTTGAGGGCGTGAAGCGTCACGGCGAGCGGACTGCGCTCGAGTATGTGAGGCGCCCCGGTGAGCTTGAGGGCCATTCGTACCAAGAGGTGCTCGCGAAGGCGAAGAACGTGGCCGCTTCCCTCGAGGTCCACGGGGTTACGCGCGGCGACCGCGCGGCGATCCTGGCAGAGAACCGACCCGAGTGGGCGATATCCGACTATGGCTGCCTGTGTGCTGGAGTCATCGACGTCCCGGTGTACGCCACGCTGACAGTACCCCAGGTCGCGTACCTCCTGAAGGATTCGGGGGCAAAGCTCGTCTTCGTGTCCACGACGGAGCAGATGAACAAAGCGCTCGATGCCGCGGCTGAGTGTGCGCATGCCGTACAGGTAGTGGTCTTCGAGCCGAAGGGAGAAGTACCTGAAGGGGTCTCGACGTGGGCGGACTTCTTGGCAGACGGTGCGGAACTCGCAGCATCATGGTCGGCCCAGCAATTCGAAGCACGAGCTCGGCAGGCCGAACCGCACGATTTGGCGACAATCCTCTATACGTCAGGTACGACTGGAGACCCGAAGGGCGTGATGCTGACGCACAACAACGTGTCATCCAACGTGCGTGCTTCCTGCATGGTCCTTTCGATCGGGGAGGATGACAACACGGTTTCTTTTCTCCCGCTGTGCCACATCCTTCAGCGAATGGTCGACTACCTCTTTTTCTGGACAGGGTGTCGGCTCGCATACCCCCAGTCGATCGAGACCCTTCTTGGGGACATGAAGGTGATCCGGCCGACGGTCGTCGTGTCCGTGCCCCGGATCTACGAGAAGATCTACAACGGGGTCATGGACGCTTCGGGCTTCAAGGTGAAGCTCATAGGGTGGGCGGTCGGTGTGGCCGATCGTGTCGCCGACGAACGTCTAGCGGGAAGGAAGCCCGGAAGCATACTAGCGCTTCAGTACGGGCTAGCGGACAAGCTTGTCTTCTCGAAGGTGAAGATGGCTGTCGGTGGTCGACTCCGTTTCTTCGTGAGCGGCGGTGGTCCCCTAGCGCCAACTCTGAACCGTTTTTTCTATTCGATCGGGATGTTGATCCTGGAGGGGTACGGCCTCACGGAGACCAGCCCGGTTACGAACGTGAATACGCTCAAAGACTTCCGGATTGGAGCAGTGGGGTTGGCCGTTCCGAGCACGGAGGTAAAGATCGCCCAGGACGGAGAGATCCTGGTACGTGGGCCACAGGTTATGAAAGGGTATTACAACAAACCTGAAGCGACCGCGGCTTGCATTGATGCAGATGGATGGTTTTCGACCGGGGACATCGGCGAGATTGATGCCGATGGGTACCTGAAGATCACGGATCGTAAAAAGGACATCATCGTCACGGCCGGCGGAAAAAACGTCGCCCCGCAGCCCATCGAGAACCGCCTTAAGACGAATCGATTCTTCGAACAGGCGGTGATGGTGGGGGACAAACGACACTACTGTGCCATGCTCATCGTTCCGGCCTTCAGTGCCCTCGAAGAGTGGGCCACCGAGAACGATATCTCGTTCGTAGATCGTGACGCGCTCGTCGCCGACCCGACTGTCGTGAAGCACATGCTGACGGAAATGAAGGCGATGCTGAGGGATTTGGCTTCCTTCCAAACACCCAAGAAGATCGCGCTCCTTAGTGAGGAACTGACGATCGAAAACGGATTCCTGACCCCGACCCTCAAGGTGAAGCGTAGTGTGGTCTACGAGCAGCTCGGGGAGGTCATCAACCAGCTTTACACTGAAGAAGCGGTAGATGGGGTTAGCTGA
- a CDS encoding OsmC family protein, producing MQTSNVRSVRLRWTGQDLVFRGGADGGPEVVVDGGSKAGASPMQLLLLSVAGCMAIDVRVILDKSRVPLDSMEVEVVGERTETEPQRFFAIQLIYRLSGPLEEHEAKLQRAIDLSRDKYCSVLHTLDPGIDFDISIERS from the coding sequence ATGCAAACCTCTAACGTCCGGAGCGTCCGCCTACGGTGGACGGGCCAAGACCTCGTCTTCCGCGGAGGTGCCGACGGTGGACCCGAGGTTGTGGTCGACGGTGGCTCCAAGGCGGGCGCGTCGCCCATGCAACTTCTTCTTCTGTCTGTCGCAGGCTGTATGGCGATCGACGTGAGGGTGATCCTCGACAAATCCCGTGTGCCGCTCGACTCGATGGAGGTTGAAGTGGTCGGTGAGCGGACGGAGACTGAGCCCCAGCGTTTCTTTGCGATTCAGCTCATCTATCGATTGAGCGGGCCCTTGGAAGAACACGAGGCGAAGCTGCAGCGAGCTATCGACCTGTCGCGTGACAAGTACTGCAGCGTGCTCCACACGCTCGATCCGGGCATCGACTTCGACATCAGCATCGAGCGAAGCTGA
- the queD gene encoding 6-carboxytetrahydropterin synthase QueD has protein sequence MTRFAFTVSAQAHYDAAHFLKNYDGKCRQLHGHRYVVEAAVQSTELDDSGIAFDFVDLKGALRGVADELDHTNLNDLPQFQEVETSAENQAKYFFEELGRRLPADIAEGLLYARVWESPTQWAQYGPADAPLLAPQAPTG, from the coding sequence ATGACTCGATTCGCGTTTACCGTGAGCGCTCAGGCGCATTACGACGCGGCACATTTTCTCAAGAACTACGACGGAAAGTGCCGGCAGCTGCACGGCCATCGATACGTCGTCGAGGCAGCTGTCCAGTCCACGGAGTTGGACGATTCCGGCATCGCGTTCGACTTCGTGGATCTGAAGGGCGCGCTGCGAGGCGTCGCGGACGAGTTAGACCACACAAACCTCAATGACTTGCCGCAGTTCCAAGAAGTAGAGACGAGTGCGGAGAACCAGGCCAAGTACTTCTTTGAGGAACTGGGCCGACGGCTTCCTGCTGATATCGCAGAGGGTCTGCTGTACGCACGCGTGTGGGAGTCGCCCACCCAATGGGCCCAGTACGGTCCGGCCGACGCGCCGCTTCTGGCACCGCAGGCGCCGACCGGCTGA
- a CDS encoding SDR family NAD(P)-dependent oxidoreductase: MTVNLQGRTALVTGATRGIGRSIAEALAETGARVWCLARSEQDVTAVAKKIGGVAIVADITDDVSVWDALDYMQETIGGAPNIVVHAAGMFDVEPCVSETVNGFDEQVAVNLRGSFLVTRSLLPSMLERGEGLIVHIGSTAGRKAFPGNAAYSASKFGLRGFHEVLLEEVRGTGVRATLLEPAATDTSIWDSLDPDNDPGLPVRADMMQPDDVAAAVLFVATRPESIRIPLLQIERS, encoded by the coding sequence ATGACCGTGAATCTCCAGGGCCGAACCGCGCTGGTCACAGGTGCGACTCGCGGAATCGGCAGGAGCATAGCCGAGGCGCTGGCAGAGACCGGAGCACGCGTATGGTGCCTCGCGAGATCCGAACAAGACGTGACCGCTGTCGCGAAGAAGATTGGCGGAGTCGCCATCGTCGCGGACATCACGGACGACGTTTCAGTCTGGGATGCACTCGACTACATGCAGGAGACCATTGGAGGCGCGCCGAACATCGTGGTCCACGCTGCTGGCATGTTCGATGTCGAGCCATGCGTCTCTGAGACCGTGAACGGCTTCGACGAGCAGGTCGCGGTGAACCTTCGGGGTTCATTCTTGGTCACTCGATCACTTCTCCCTTCGATGCTGGAGCGAGGCGAAGGACTGATTGTGCACATCGGCTCGACCGCCGGTCGAAAGGCCTTTCCCGGGAATGCCGCGTACTCTGCGTCCAAGTTTGGACTCCGAGGCTTCCACGAAGTGCTTCTCGAGGAAGTTCGGGGCACAGGGGTGCGGGCGACGCTTCTCGAACCCGCTGCGACGGATACGTCGATTTGGGATTCGCTCGATCCGGACAACGACCCCGGCCTGCCAGTCCGAGCAGACATGATGCAACCGGACGACGTTGCTGCTGCGGTTCTTTTTGTTGCGACCCGCCCTGAGTCCATCCGGATTCCACTTCTTCAGATCGAGCGCTCATGA
- the folE gene encoding GTP cyclohydrolase I FolE, protein MSELSGASFEDLVAEMILRLGEDPDREGLKKTPERVVKSLSFLTKGYHETAEGAVGDALFEEHHRNMVVVKDIEIYSLCEHHMLPFFGKAHVAYIPDGKILGLSKLARIVEVYARRLQVQERLTEQVAQALWETTSPQGVGVVIEAYHLCMMMRGVQKQNSKTITSAMRGSFLEDHRTRDEFLRLTTNVHQPMS, encoded by the coding sequence ATGTCAGAGCTGTCCGGGGCGTCGTTCGAAGATCTCGTCGCTGAGATGATTCTCAGGCTTGGTGAGGACCCTGACCGCGAGGGGCTAAAGAAGACCCCTGAACGGGTGGTGAAATCACTTTCGTTTCTGACCAAGGGGTATCACGAGACAGCTGAGGGTGCGGTTGGTGACGCGCTCTTCGAGGAACACCACCGGAACATGGTGGTCGTGAAGGACATCGAGATCTACTCGCTCTGCGAGCACCATATGTTGCCGTTCTTCGGCAAGGCTCACGTAGCCTATATCCCGGACGGCAAGATTCTCGGACTCTCGAAACTGGCACGAATCGTGGAAGTCTACGCCCGCCGGCTCCAGGTTCAGGAGCGCCTCACCGAACAGGTGGCACAGGCTCTGTGGGAGACGACAAGTCCACAGGGTGTCGGTGTCGTGATCGAGGCGTATCACCTGTGCATGATGATGCGCGGAGTGCAGAAGCAGAACTCGAAGACGATCACATCCGCAATGCGCGGGTCCTTCCTTGAGGACCATCGGACTCGGGATGAGTTTCTTCGCCTGACCACGAACGTCCACCAACCGATGTCATGA
- a CDS encoding 6-carboxytetrahydropterin synthase: MPVVLATRSVHFSAAHRLYRSDWSDERNIEVFGDCSNPNWHGHNYDLDVSVAGPVDPETGFVMDLKQLKDLVGSRVLVDVDHRNLNTEVEWLSGVIPTTENLVVAIWDRLAQSLPDGIRLAKLVLHETARNSVEYTGTEEQ; this comes from the coding sequence ATGCCCGTAGTTCTTGCCACTCGCAGCGTCCATTTCAGCGCCGCGCATCGGTTGTACCGGTCGGACTGGTCCGACGAACGAAATATCGAAGTGTTCGGTGACTGCTCAAACCCGAATTGGCACGGGCACAATTACGACCTCGACGTCTCCGTTGCAGGGCCCGTGGATCCGGAGACCGGCTTCGTGATGGACCTCAAGCAGCTCAAGGACCTTGTCGGATCCAGAGTGTTGGTCGACGTGGACCATCGAAACTTGAATACAGAAGTAGAGTGGTTGTCGGGTGTGATCCCGACTACAGAGAACCTTGTGGTCGCGATTTGGGATCGGCTCGCACAGTCGCTCCCGGACGGGATTCGGCTCGCCAAACTCGTCTTGCACGAAACCGCACGGAACTCTGTGGAATACACAGGAACTGAGGAGCAATAG